A region of Larimichthys crocea isolate SSNF chromosome X, L_crocea_2.0, whole genome shotgun sequence DNA encodes the following proteins:
- the shank3b gene encoding SH3 and multiple ankyrin repeat domains protein 3 isoform X2, producing the protein MPLSPAADTKHDRPRQQAVTNGNPTGSAVARDDDADDTPPGNSIVVRIGIPDLQQTKCLRLDPELPVWTSKQRVLVTLTQSLSDVLNYGLFQPAFNGRAGKFLDEERLLKEYPLPPITPIPYLEFRYKRRIYTQSYVDDKQLAKLHTKANLKRFMEHVHQKNVEKVSKWLEKGLDPNFHDSDSGECPLTLAVQLEESCELIKVLRSGGAHLDFRTRDGITALHRAVLCRNSASLTTLLDLGASPDYKDSRGLTPLYHSAMVGGAPYCCELLLQDHATIGMTDENGWQEIHQACRYGNVQHLEHLLFYGADMSSQNASGNTALHLCALYNQDSCARVLLFRGANKDIKNYNNQTAFQVAIIAGNFDLAEIIKIHKTSDVVPFRETPSYTKRRRVGLTRTPAGNGLSSPRSLIRSASDNALESPASSPGPSLQSLETHHDTHTHSLRRHTRRLSDLDLPDLSVCSPSGGGHVENSPPSSPPPTPQMRKRRLYSAVPGRTFIATRSHVPQGAGEIQLHRGERVKVLSIGEGGFWEGSVKGRTGWFPADCVEEVQMRQYDPRLETREDRTKRLFRHYTVGSYDNYTSYSDYVIEEKTAVLQKRESEGFGFVLRGAKAETPIEEFAPTPAFPALQYLESVDQGGVAWRAGLRTGDFLIEVNGADVVKVGHRQVVSLIRQGGSRLLMKVVSVSRKSESNLVRKKAPPPPKRAPSTSLTLRSKSMTADLEEIARRRRIEKLDEMLAGGQQEVVLRARPSDDFRAATVKQRPTSRRITQAEINSLFERQGLVPPTAPEKSTMALPRGMSRTKSFGTPEDDRITALINESRFPRSSSLTDSFIPPPPQTAPPPPPSASSTSSPLFLLDSGPPPSFLPPPPPARGEGLTRSSFKPGAEPRLQELSDSPTRSHAHAERQRKARSMIILQDTPPPLQSDAHAAATHALHTATHTATHTLHTATHTSTLSLHSTSPALGHSPLSRRRGRPIENPYANVGQQAPPSKPQRRKSPLLKQLPVEEQGLGMKDHDPSKLEPPSSPSRAELYQQQVLSERARVQGRRSSLFLSVEGAGSENQVPPLLTQSHSMDDLGELPPPAPVLSPSPTPHTFLHPLTGKPLDPSSPLALALAARERALTARTPSPEPRLKHASASTTPIPTPAASPEGRHKRTPITTPHSSPEPRSKRTTPQTSPEQRTKRPTPQTSPELRHKRITPPLFPDGQVERPETEGGVTSPAGPSPERWRPTPLPSLANESHSALIDRRRSLTVGSSEEEGGAYTVTLPPALLSSSDEETREELRRIGLVAPPPAFASTPAPPPPSSLTLLPRRGGEGGGGEGGPDSLGRRGDEEEGGDERLHDSSSSPSSLPPSITLASPPAPSSPSSPPAAHPSPSSPATSPIALKPRLRSPIGRGRSALRDPLLKQSSDSELLPSAASSSSPSSPLCSSPTSGGSRQPRYLFQRRSKLWGGGDDRGDERRGLSPEEGGGRPAALGGQGSGSAVDLTSRSASALELSGRTGSGLDLANRLQLLNKDSHSLGEEPSPLDPGRRSPVGGARCLDSGESKSLFSSLGELHTISQRGYGASYTVRPGSRYPVTRRSPSPSPSPSDRSIGLASSCSERPDLSSGRGLTILKSSSLSLPSEPKEVRFVMRSASARTRSRSPSPSPHASPCPSPVLSGPLLALRPWRQRPLNLWNKYDVGDWLESVGLAEHRQRFQEHEIEGSHLPALTKDDYVELGVTRLGHRINIERALRQLMDGST; encoded by the exons ATGCCTCTGAGTCCGGCTGCTGACACCAAACATGATCGCCCGCGGCAACAGGCGGTTACTAACGGCAACCCGACAGGCTCTGCTGTTGCCAGGGACGACGACGCGGATGACACGCCCCCTGGAAACAGCATTGTCGTCCGCATTGGCATCCCGGACCTGCAGCAaacg AAGTGTTTGCGGTTGGACCCAGAGTTACCAGTTTGGACCAGTAAGCAGAGGGTTCTGGTGACGTTGACTCAGTCTCTGTCGGATGTTTTGAACTATGGTCTCTTCCAGCCGGCGTTCAACGGCCGAGCTGGAAAGTTTCTGGACGAGGAGCGGCTGCTGAAGGAGTATCCTCTCCCTCCCATCACGCCCATCCCGTACCTGGAG TTTCGTTACAAGAGAAGAATTTACACTCAGAGCTACGTGGACGATAAACAGCTGGCCAAGCTACACACCAAG gcCAACCTGAAGCGCTTCATGGAACATGTTCATCAGAAGAATGTGGAGAAGGTTTCCAAATGGTTGGAAAAGGGCCTGGATCCCAACTTCCATGACTCTGACAGCGGGG agTGTCCTCTGACTCTGGCCGTCCAGCTGGAGGAGAGCTGTGAGCTCATTAAAGTCCTTCGCAGTGGAGGAGCTCACCTGGACTTCAGGACCAGAGACGGTATCACCGCTCTGCACCGAGCCGTCCTCTGCAGGAACAGCGCGTCGCTCACg ACTCTGCTGGACCTCGGAGCGTCTCCGGACTACAAAGACAGCAGAGGTCTGACTCCTCTCTATCACTCCGCCATGGTGGGTGGCGCCCCCTACTGCTGTGAGCTACTTCTGCAGGACCACGCCACCATCG GGATGACTGATGAGAACGGGTGGCAGGAAATCCaccag GCATGTCGCTATGGTAACGTGCAGCACTTGGAGCACCTGCTGTTCTACGGTGCTGACATGAGTTCCCAGAATGCATCAGGAAACACCGCACTGCACCTCTGTGCTCTCTACAACCAg GACAGCTGTGCCAGAGTGCTGCTGTTCAGAGGAGCAAATAAAGACatcaaaaactacaacaaccagACTGCCTTTCag gtggcgATAATTGCTGGGAACTTTGATCTTGCCGAAATCATTAAGATCCACAAAACCTCTGACGTTG TTCCCTTCAGAGAAACTCCATCCTACACGAAGCGCCGCAGAGTTGGCCTGACCAGGACGCCGGCGGGAAACGGTCTGTCGTCACCGCGCTCTCTGATTCGCTCGGCTAGTGACAACGCTCTGGAAAGCCCCGCCTCCTCTCCTGGCCCCTCCCTCCAAAGCCTGGAAACGCATCacgacacgcacacacactcgctaCGACGACACACACGCCGcctcag TGATCTGGATCTgcctgacctgtctgtctgcagcccGAGCGGTGGAGGCCATGTGGAGAACAGCCCCCcgtcctcacctcctccaacCCCccagatgaggaagaggaggctgtACAGCGCCGTGCCGGGGCGCACCTTCATCGCCACCCGGTCTCACGTCCCGCAGGGGGCCGGAGAGATCCAGCTGCACCGAGGAgagagggtcaaag TTCTGTCTATAGGTGAAGGAGGATTCTGGGAAGGAAGCGTTAAAGGAAGGACTGGCTGGTTTCCTGCTGACTGTGTCGAAGAGGTCCAGATGAGACAGTACGACCCACGACTGG agacGAGGGAGGACCGCACCAAGAGACTGTTCAGACATTACACTGTAGGATCCTACGACAACTACACCTCCTACAG cGACTACGTGATCGAGGAGAAGACGGCCGTCctgcagaagagagagagcgagggattCGGCTTCGTCCTCAGAGGAGCTAAAG CTGAGACGCCCATCGAAGAGTTCGCCCCGACGCCAGCGTTCCCCGCCCTGCAGTACCTGGAGTCTGTCGACCAGGGGGGCGTGGCCTGGAGGGCGGGGCTACGGACCGGAGACTTCCTCATAGAG GTGAACGGCGCTGACGTGGTGAAGGTGGGTCACCGTCAGGTCGTCTCTCTGATCCGTCAGGGCGGAAGTCGACTGCTCATGAAGGTCGTGTCCGTTTCCAGGAAATCCGAGTCCAACCTGGTCAGGAAGAAAG CTCCGCCCCCTCCAAAACGAGCCCCCAGCACCTCGTTGACTCTCCGATCCAAGTCCATGACCGCTGACCTGGAGGAGAtag CCAGGAGGAGACGCATCG AGAAACTGGACGAGATGTTGGCCGGGGGTCAACAGGAAGTTGTTCTAAGGGCCCGCCCATCGGACGACTTCAGAGCAGCGACGGTGAAACAGAGGCCGACCAGCCGACGCATCACGCAGGCGGAGATCAAC tctttgtttGAGCGCCAGGGTCTGGTGCCGCCCACAGCGCCGGAGAAGAGCACCATGGCTTTACCCCGAGGAATGTCCAGAACCAAGAGCTTCG GCACACCTGAGGACGACAGGATCACGGCTCTGATTAACGAAAGCCGGTTTCCACGGAGCTCCTCACTGACGGACagcttcatccctcctcctcctcaaacagctccgccccctcctccctccgcctcctccacctcctccccgcTCTTCCTCCTCGACTCCGgccctcccccctccttccttccccctcctcccccggCCAGAGGGGAGGGGCTAACCCGGTCCAGCTTCAAGCCAGGGGCGGAGCCGCGGCTCCAGGAGCTTTCGGATTCGCCGACGAGGAGCCACGCCCACGCCGAGCGGCAGAGGAAAGCGAGGTCGATGATCATCCTGCAGGATACACCGCCCCCGCTGCAGTCTGACGCACACGCCGCCGCCACGCACGCGCTGCACACTGCCACGCACACCGCCACACACACGCTTCACACcgccacacacacctccacgCTGTCTCTCCACAGCACCAGCCCCGCCCTCGGCCACTCACCGCTGTCACGCCGCCGGGGACGACCAATAGAAAACCCTTATGCTAATGTGGGACAACAGGCTCCGCCCTCAAAGCCGCAGAGAAGGAAGTCACCTTTGTTGAAACAACTTCCTGTAGAGGAGCAGG gACTTGGAATGAAAGATCATGATCCGTCCAAATTGGAGCCGCCCAGCAGCCCCAGCAGGGCGGAGCTGTACCAGCAGCAGGTTCTTTCAGAGCGCGCTCGGGTTCAGGGCCGCAGAtcatctctcttcctgtctgtggagGGAGCCGGGTCAGAAAACCAGGTGCCTCCCCTCCTGACTCAGAGCCATTCAATGGATGACCTCGGCGAGCTTCCTCCTCCAGCCCCAGTCCTGTCGCCCTCACCGACGCCTCACACCTTCCTCCACCCACTGACGGGGAAACCTCTAG acCCCTCATCTCCACTCGCCCTGGCTCTTGCTGCACGAGAACGAGCGCTCACCGCTCGCACGCCGAGTCCAGAGCCTCGACTAAAACACGCATCTGCCTCTACCACACCCATCCCCACCCCAGCTGCCAGCCCAGAGGGGAGACACAAGCGCACCCCTATCACCACCCCGCATAGCAGCCCTGAACCCCGATCCAAACGCACCACTCCTCAGACGAGCCCCGAGCAGCGAACCAAGCGCCCCACTCCCCAGACAAGTCCTGAGCTGAGGCATAAACGCATAACCCCACCTTTGTTCCCTGACGGACAGGTGGAGCGTCCGGAAACGGAGGGAGGAGTGACTTCCCCTGCAGGCCCCTCCCCCGAGCGCTGGAGACCCACCCCTTTGCCATCGCTGGCCAATGAGAGTCACTCGGCTCTGATTGACAGGCGCAGGAGCCTCACAGTGGGCAGctcagaggaggagggtggggctTACACCGTTACACTCCCACCAGCGTTGTTGTCATCCAGTGATGAGGAGACAAGGGAGGAGCTCCGCAGAATTGGTCTGGTAGCACCACCCCCTGCCTTTGCCAGTACTCCCGCCCCGCCTCCCCCATCCTCCCTCACCTTGTTGCCACGGCGAGgtggggaaggagggggaggagagggtggtCCTGACTCCCTGGGTAGacgaggagatgaagaggaaggaggcgACGAACGGCTCCACGACAGCTCCTCCTCCCCGAGCTCACTCCCTCCTTCGATCACCTTGGCTTCCCCTCCTGCTCCAtcttccccttcctcccctcctgctGCTCACCCATCCCCATCCTCCCCCGCCACCTCCCCAATTGCTCTCAAGCCACGCCTTCGTTCGCCTATCGGTCGGGGCCGCTCTGCGCTCCGGGACCCGCTGCTGAAGCAATCATCGGACAGTGAGCTACTCCCATCTgctgcatcctcctcctccccctcgtCCCCACTCTGTTCCTCCCCCACCAGCGGCGGCAGCCGACAGCCACGCTATCTGTTCCAGAGGAGGTCCAAGCTGTGGGGCGGCGGGGACGACCGCGGGGACGAGCGGCGGGGCCTCAGCCcggaggaaggaggaggccGTCCAGCAGCTCTGGGAGGTCAGGGTTCAGGGTCAGCCGTGGATCTGACCAGTCGGTCAGCATCGGCGCTGGAGCTGAGCGGTAGGACGGGGTCTGGACTGGATCTCGCTAATCGGCTACAGCTGCTCAACAAAGACAGTCACTCCCTCGGGGAGGAGCCGAGTCCCCTTGATCCGGGCCGGCGATCACCAGTAGGAGGTGCCAG ATGTTTGGACAGTGGAGAGAGTAAATC GTTGTTCTCTAGTCTTGGTGAACTTCACACAATCTCCCAGCGAGGATATGGTGCCAGCTACACCGTCCGACCAGGAAGCCGCTACCCCGTCACCCGCCGGAGcccctcaccctctccctccccaTCTGATAGGTCAATAGGGCtcgcctcctcctgctctgaaAGGCCGGATCTGAGCTCAGGCCGCGGTCTTACCATCCTGAAGTCGTCCAGTCTCAGTCTCCCGTCAGAACCAAAGGAGGTTCGGTTTGTGATGCGAAGTGCCAGCGCACGAACCAGGTCTCGTTCACCCTCACCTTCCCCCCACGCCTCTCCCTGCCCCTCCCCGGTCCTCAGTGGGCCCCTGTTGGCCCTTCGGCCATGGAGGCAGCGGCCCCTCAACCTGTGGAATAAATATGACGTGGGTGACTGGCTGGAGAGCGTGGGCCTGGCCGAACACCGCCAGCGCTTCCAGGAGCACGAGATCGAAGGCTCCCATCTCCCCGCACTCACCAAAGACGACTACGTGGAGCTGGGCGTCACCAGACTGGGACACCGAATCAACATCGAGAGGGCACTCAGACAGCTAATGGATGGTTCCACTTGA
- the shank3b gene encoding SH3 and multiple ankyrin repeat domains protein 3 isoform X5, translated as MPLSPAADTKHDRPRQQAVTNGNPTGSAVARDDDADDTPPGNSIVVRIGIPDLQQTKCLRLDPELPVWTSKQRVLVTLTQSLSDVLNYGLFQPAFNGRAGKFLDEERLLKEYPLPPITPIPYLEFRYKRRIYTQSYVDDKQLAKLHTKANLKRFMEHVHQKNVEKVSKWLEKGLDPNFHDSDSGECPLTLAVQLEESCELIKVLRSGGAHLDFRTRDGITALHRAVLCRNSASLTTLLDLGASPDYKDSRGLTPLYHSAMVGGAPYCCELLLQDHATIGMTDENGWQEIHQACRYGNVQHLEHLLFYGADMSSQNASGNTALHLCALYNQDSCARVLLFRGANKDIKNYNNQTAFQVAIIAGNFDLAEIIKIHKTSDVVVPFRETPSYTKRRRVGLTRTPAGNGLSSPRSLIRSASDNALESPASSPGPSLQSLETHHDTHTHSLRRHTRRLSPSGGGHVENSPPSSPPPTPQMRKRRLYSAVPGRTFIATRSHVPQGAGEIQLHRGERVKVLSIGEGGFWEGSVKGRTGWFPADCVEEVQMRQYDPRLETREDRTKRLFRHYTVGSYDNYTSYSDYVIEEKTAVLQKRESEGFGFVLRGAKAETPIEEFAPTPAFPALQYLESVDQGGVAWRAGLRTGDFLIEVNGADVVKVGHRQVVSLIRQGGSRLLMKVVSVSRKSESNLVRKKAPPPPKRAPSTSLTLRSKSMTADLEEIARRRRIEKLDEMLAGGQQEVVLRARPSDDFRAATVKQRPTSRRITQAEINSLFERQGLVPPTAPEKSTMALPRGMSRTKSFGTPEDDRITALINESRFPRSSSLTDSFIPPPPQTAPPPPPSASSTSSPLFLLDSGPPPSFLPPPPPARGEGLTRSSFKPGAEPRLQELSDSPTRSHAHAERQRKARSMIILQDTPPPLQSDAHAAATHALHTATHTATHTLHTATHTSTLSLHSTSPALGHSPLSRRRGRPIENPYANVGQQAPPSKPQRRKSPLLKQLPVEEQGLGMKDHDPSKLEPPSSPSRAELYQQQVLSERARVQGRRSSLFLSVEGAGSENQVPPLLTQSHSMDDLGELPPPAPVLSPSPTPHTFLHPLTGKPLDPSSPLALALAARERALTARTPSPEPRLKHASASTTPIPTPAASPEGRHKRTPITTPHSSPEPRSKRTTPQTSPEQRTKRPTPQTSPELRHKRITPPLFPDGQVERPETEGGVTSPAGPSPERWRPTPLPSLANESHSALIDRRRSLTVGSSEEEGGAYTVTLPPALLSSSDEETREELRRIGLVAPPPAFASTPAPPPPSSLTLLPRRGGEGGGGEGGPDSLGRRGDEEEGGDERLHDSSSSPSSLPPSITLASPPAPSSPSSPPAAHPSPSSPATSPIALKPRLRSPIGRGRSALRDPLLKQSSDSELLPSAASSSSPSSPLCSSPTSGGSRQPRYLFQRRSKLWGGGDDRGDERRGLSPEEGGGRPAALGGQGSGSAVDLTSRSASALELSGRTGSGLDLANRLQLLNKDSHSLGEEPSPLDPGRRSPVGGARCLDSGESKSLFSSLGELHTISQRGYGASYTVRPGSRYPVTRRSPSPSPSPSDRSIGLASSCSERPDLSSGRGLTILKSSSLSLPSEPKEVRFVMRSASARTRSRSPSPSPHASPCPSPVLSGPLLALRPWRQRPLNLWNKYDVGDWLESVGLAEHRQRFQEHEIEGSHLPALTKDDYVELGVTRLGHRINIERALRQLMDGST; from the exons ATGCCTCTGAGTCCGGCTGCTGACACCAAACATGATCGCCCGCGGCAACAGGCGGTTACTAACGGCAACCCGACAGGCTCTGCTGTTGCCAGGGACGACGACGCGGATGACACGCCCCCTGGAAACAGCATTGTCGTCCGCATTGGCATCCCGGACCTGCAGCAaacg AAGTGTTTGCGGTTGGACCCAGAGTTACCAGTTTGGACCAGTAAGCAGAGGGTTCTGGTGACGTTGACTCAGTCTCTGTCGGATGTTTTGAACTATGGTCTCTTCCAGCCGGCGTTCAACGGCCGAGCTGGAAAGTTTCTGGACGAGGAGCGGCTGCTGAAGGAGTATCCTCTCCCTCCCATCACGCCCATCCCGTACCTGGAG TTTCGTTACAAGAGAAGAATTTACACTCAGAGCTACGTGGACGATAAACAGCTGGCCAAGCTACACACCAAG gcCAACCTGAAGCGCTTCATGGAACATGTTCATCAGAAGAATGTGGAGAAGGTTTCCAAATGGTTGGAAAAGGGCCTGGATCCCAACTTCCATGACTCTGACAGCGGGG agTGTCCTCTGACTCTGGCCGTCCAGCTGGAGGAGAGCTGTGAGCTCATTAAAGTCCTTCGCAGTGGAGGAGCTCACCTGGACTTCAGGACCAGAGACGGTATCACCGCTCTGCACCGAGCCGTCCTCTGCAGGAACAGCGCGTCGCTCACg ACTCTGCTGGACCTCGGAGCGTCTCCGGACTACAAAGACAGCAGAGGTCTGACTCCTCTCTATCACTCCGCCATGGTGGGTGGCGCCCCCTACTGCTGTGAGCTACTTCTGCAGGACCACGCCACCATCG GGATGACTGATGAGAACGGGTGGCAGGAAATCCaccag GCATGTCGCTATGGTAACGTGCAGCACTTGGAGCACCTGCTGTTCTACGGTGCTGACATGAGTTCCCAGAATGCATCAGGAAACACCGCACTGCACCTCTGTGCTCTCTACAACCAg GACAGCTGTGCCAGAGTGCTGCTGTTCAGAGGAGCAAATAAAGACatcaaaaactacaacaaccagACTGCCTTTCag gtggcgATAATTGCTGGGAACTTTGATCTTGCCGAAATCATTAAGATCCACAAAACCTCTGACGTTG TAGTTCCCTTCAGAGAAACTCCATCCTACACGAAGCGCCGCAGAGTTGGCCTGACCAGGACGCCGGCGGGAAACGGTCTGTCGTCACCGCGCTCTCTGATTCGCTCGGCTAGTGACAACGCTCTGGAAAGCCCCGCCTCCTCTCCTGGCCCCTCCCTCCAAAGCCTGGAAACGCATCacgacacgcacacacactcgctaCGACGACACACACGCCGcctcag cccGAGCGGTGGAGGCCATGTGGAGAACAGCCCCCcgtcctcacctcctccaacCCCccagatgaggaagaggaggctgtACAGCGCCGTGCCGGGGCGCACCTTCATCGCCACCCGGTCTCACGTCCCGCAGGGGGCCGGAGAGATCCAGCTGCACCGAGGAgagagggtcaaag TTCTGTCTATAGGTGAAGGAGGATTCTGGGAAGGAAGCGTTAAAGGAAGGACTGGCTGGTTTCCTGCTGACTGTGTCGAAGAGGTCCAGATGAGACAGTACGACCCACGACTGG agacGAGGGAGGACCGCACCAAGAGACTGTTCAGACATTACACTGTAGGATCCTACGACAACTACACCTCCTACAG cGACTACGTGATCGAGGAGAAGACGGCCGTCctgcagaagagagagagcgagggattCGGCTTCGTCCTCAGAGGAGCTAAAG CTGAGACGCCCATCGAAGAGTTCGCCCCGACGCCAGCGTTCCCCGCCCTGCAGTACCTGGAGTCTGTCGACCAGGGGGGCGTGGCCTGGAGGGCGGGGCTACGGACCGGAGACTTCCTCATAGAG GTGAACGGCGCTGACGTGGTGAAGGTGGGTCACCGTCAGGTCGTCTCTCTGATCCGTCAGGGCGGAAGTCGACTGCTCATGAAGGTCGTGTCCGTTTCCAGGAAATCCGAGTCCAACCTGGTCAGGAAGAAAG CTCCGCCCCCTCCAAAACGAGCCCCCAGCACCTCGTTGACTCTCCGATCCAAGTCCATGACCGCTGACCTGGAGGAGAtag CCAGGAGGAGACGCATCG AGAAACTGGACGAGATGTTGGCCGGGGGTCAACAGGAAGTTGTTCTAAGGGCCCGCCCATCGGACGACTTCAGAGCAGCGACGGTGAAACAGAGGCCGACCAGCCGACGCATCACGCAGGCGGAGATCAAC tctttgtttGAGCGCCAGGGTCTGGTGCCGCCCACAGCGCCGGAGAAGAGCACCATGGCTTTACCCCGAGGAATGTCCAGAACCAAGAGCTTCG GCACACCTGAGGACGACAGGATCACGGCTCTGATTAACGAAAGCCGGTTTCCACGGAGCTCCTCACTGACGGACagcttcatccctcctcctcctcaaacagctccgccccctcctccctccgcctcctccacctcctccccgcTCTTCCTCCTCGACTCCGgccctcccccctccttccttccccctcctcccccggCCAGAGGGGAGGGGCTAACCCGGTCCAGCTTCAAGCCAGGGGCGGAGCCGCGGCTCCAGGAGCTTTCGGATTCGCCGACGAGGAGCCACGCCCACGCCGAGCGGCAGAGGAAAGCGAGGTCGATGATCATCCTGCAGGATACACCGCCCCCGCTGCAGTCTGACGCACACGCCGCCGCCACGCACGCGCTGCACACTGCCACGCACACCGCCACACACACGCTTCACACcgccacacacacctccacgCTGTCTCTCCACAGCACCAGCCCCGCCCTCGGCCACTCACCGCTGTCACGCCGCCGGGGACGACCAATAGAAAACCCTTATGCTAATGTGGGACAACAGGCTCCGCCCTCAAAGCCGCAGAGAAGGAAGTCACCTTTGTTGAAACAACTTCCTGTAGAGGAGCAGG gACTTGGAATGAAAGATCATGATCCGTCCAAATTGGAGCCGCCCAGCAGCCCCAGCAGGGCGGAGCTGTACCAGCAGCAGGTTCTTTCAGAGCGCGCTCGGGTTCAGGGCCGCAGAtcatctctcttcctgtctgtggagGGAGCCGGGTCAGAAAACCAGGTGCCTCCCCTCCTGACTCAGAGCCATTCAATGGATGACCTCGGCGAGCTTCCTCCTCCAGCCCCAGTCCTGTCGCCCTCACCGACGCCTCACACCTTCCTCCACCCACTGACGGGGAAACCTCTAG acCCCTCATCTCCACTCGCCCTGGCTCTTGCTGCACGAGAACGAGCGCTCACCGCTCGCACGCCGAGTCCAGAGCCTCGACTAAAACACGCATCTGCCTCTACCACACCCATCCCCACCCCAGCTGCCAGCCCAGAGGGGAGACACAAGCGCACCCCTATCACCACCCCGCATAGCAGCCCTGAACCCCGATCCAAACGCACCACTCCTCAGACGAGCCCCGAGCAGCGAACCAAGCGCCCCACTCCCCAGACAAGTCCTGAGCTGAGGCATAAACGCATAACCCCACCTTTGTTCCCTGACGGACAGGTGGAGCGTCCGGAAACGGAGGGAGGAGTGACTTCCCCTGCAGGCCCCTCCCCCGAGCGCTGGAGACCCACCCCTTTGCCATCGCTGGCCAATGAGAGTCACTCGGCTCTGATTGACAGGCGCAGGAGCCTCACAGTGGGCAGctcagaggaggagggtggggctTACACCGTTACACTCCCACCAGCGTTGTTGTCATCCAGTGATGAGGAGACAAGGGAGGAGCTCCGCAGAATTGGTCTGGTAGCACCACCCCCTGCCTTTGCCAGTACTCCCGCCCCGCCTCCCCCATCCTCCCTCACCTTGTTGCCACGGCGAGgtggggaaggagggggaggagagggtggtCCTGACTCCCTGGGTAGacgaggagatgaagaggaaggaggcgACGAACGGCTCCACGACAGCTCCTCCTCCCCGAGCTCACTCCCTCCTTCGATCACCTTGGCTTCCCCTCCTGCTCCAtcttccccttcctcccctcctgctGCTCACCCATCCCCATCCTCCCCCGCCACCTCCCCAATTGCTCTCAAGCCACGCCTTCGTTCGCCTATCGGTCGGGGCCGCTCTGCGCTCCGGGACCCGCTGCTGAAGCAATCATCGGACAGTGAGCTACTCCCATCTgctgcatcctcctcctccccctcgtCCCCACTCTGTTCCTCCCCCACCAGCGGCGGCAGCCGACAGCCACGCTATCTGTTCCAGAGGAGGTCCAAGCTGTGGGGCGGCGGGGACGACCGCGGGGACGAGCGGCGGGGCCTCAGCCcggaggaaggaggaggccGTCCAGCAGCTCTGGGAGGTCAGGGTTCAGGGTCAGCCGTGGATCTGACCAGTCGGTCAGCATCGGCGCTGGAGCTGAGCGGTAGGACGGGGTCTGGACTGGATCTCGCTAATCGGCTACAGCTGCTCAACAAAGACAGTCACTCCCTCGGGGAGGAGCCGAGTCCCCTTGATCCGGGCCGGCGATCACCAGTAGGAGGTGCCAG ATGTTTGGACAGTGGAGAGAGTAAATC GTTGTTCTCTAGTCTTGGTGAACTTCACACAATCTCCCAGCGAGGATATGGTGCCAGCTACACCGTCCGACCAGGAAGCCGCTACCCCGTCACCCGCCGGAGcccctcaccctctccctccccaTCTGATAGGTCAATAGGGCtcgcctcctcctgctctgaaAGGCCGGATCTGAGCTCAGGCCGCGGTCTTACCATCCTGAAGTCGTCCAGTCTCAGTCTCCCGTCAGAACCAAAGGAGGTTCGGTTTGTGATGCGAAGTGCCAGCGCACGAACCAGGTCTCGTTCACCCTCACCTTCCCCCCACGCCTCTCCCTGCCCCTCCCCGGTCCTCAGTGGGCCCCTGTTGGCCCTTCGGCCATGGAGGCAGCGGCCCCTCAACCTGTGGAATAAATATGACGTGGGTGACTGGCTGGAGAGCGTGGGCCTGGCCGAACACCGCCAGCGCTTCCAGGAGCACGAGATCGAAGGCTCCCATCTCCCCGCACTCACCAAAGACGACTACGTGGAGCTGGGCGTCACCAGACTGGGACACCGAATCAACATCGAGAGGGCACTCAGACAGCTAATGGATGGTTCCACTTGA